The segment CCCCACGTCCCGCTTGACCAGATCGAAGGCGAGTACGAGGACCTCTACGAGATCTCACCCGAAGTTGAAGATGCCGGCACGGAAGACCCGGAACTCCAGCTCCTGGACGTTTCGCCGTCGATTCCACGAGCGCCGATCGTCGTCAACACGGCCTGGGAAGAGGATATTCGGTTCGATATCGAGGAGTTCATGCGTGACGTGACGCCCGAGGATCTCCAGCACGACCCGTTCGACCTCGCTGACGAACTCAATCTCGATCTACCCGAGGAACTTCTCGAAGACTACGCCGACCCCGATTACGAGGAGTTCGACGTGGACGACTACGATCTCAGCGATGACCAAGACGACGATTGGTCCGACTTTGGGGACCACGAGCTGTGGTTCAGCGGCATCATCGAGGCGACACACGAGGACTACGATCCGGTCAACAACTTCGCCGAAGACCTGGGCATTGGCTTCGACGAGATATAGTAAGCCCCAAACAGAGCCACTCCAAATTCAGGATATCCGATGACCAAAATCGTCGTCGACAACCTCAGGAAAACCTACGGGGACACCGTCGCTCTCGACAATATTTCGTTCGAGGTCCCGGCGGGGGAGTTCGTGATCATCCTCGGCGTCTCCGGCTCGGGGAAATCGACGCTCCTTCGGTGTATGTCCGCGCTCACTGAACCGACCGAGGGACAGGTACTGATGGACGGCGAACCGATGACGACGACCCGCCCCGATGTCGCGATGATCTTCCAGCAACACAACATCGTCGGGGACATGAGCGCGTACTCGAACGCATTGTCGGGTGGAATCAACCGGACTGGACTGATCGAGAGCATCTTCCAGCTACACGACGACGCGGAGAAACAGCGCGCACTCGAAGCGCTCGACACCGTCGGCCTCCTGGACGAGGCCGAAAAGAAGGGCCGACGGATGAGCGGCGGACAACAACAGCGTGTCGGGATCGCACGTGCACTCACTCAGCTTCCGCAGGTGTTGCTCGCCGACGAACCCGTCGCCAGTCTCGATCCGGGGAGCGCACAGGACGTGATGGGCTACATGCAGCAGGCGTCCGACGAGCGTGATCTTACCACGTTCATCAGCCTCCATCAGGTCAACATCGCCCGGAAGTACGGCCAGCGATTCATCGGGCTACACGACGGTGAGAAGGTGTTCGACGGCTATCGCGAGGAACTCACCATCGATGCGGTCGACAAGATCTACGGAGACATCGATACGGAAGGCATGTTCGTCACGGACGAAGCGGACGACAGGCCGCTCGAAGACGGAGAGACACGGGAGGCGGAGCTATGACCGACGACGATCGCCCTACGGCGTCCGACGGTGGAGTCGAACAGCCGAACCGTCTCGAATCCGCAAGTGCGCGGGTGAAC is part of the Natranaeroarchaeum aerophilus genome and harbors:
- a CDS encoding phosphonate ABC transporter ATP-binding protein, translated to MTKIVVDNLRKTYGDTVALDNISFEVPAGEFVIILGVSGSGKSTLLRCMSALTEPTEGQVLMDGEPMTTTRPDVAMIFQQHNIVGDMSAYSNALSGGINRTGLIESIFQLHDDAEKQRALEALDTVGLLDEAEKKGRRMSGGQQQRVGIARALTQLPQVLLADEPVASLDPGSAQDVMGYMQQASDERDLTTFISLHQVNIARKYGQRFIGLHDGEKVFDGYREELTIDAVDKIYGDIDTEGMFVTDEADDRPLEDGETREAEL